The following are encoded in a window of Cryobacterium sp. CG_9.6 genomic DNA:
- a CDS encoding 2'-5' RNA ligase family protein → MQHYVVVLPVKPLSVGEGFPVDQWPLHVTLVPNFHTRSTSAEIEKTIEVARPLGLCVRVGAEEMFGGSGSIPANIVLDESGTLTRLHNRLLTTLEERCGLTLDNPQYFRAGYRPHITVTRAEHAEPGALIYLNQLALVDMQPRGTAGNPTVVSTMNIDLTSS, encoded by the coding sequence ATGCAGCACTACGTTGTCGTCCTCCCCGTGAAACCGCTCTCCGTCGGAGAAGGATTCCCCGTTGACCAGTGGCCTCTGCACGTGACCCTCGTACCGAACTTCCACACGCGCTCGACATCTGCCGAGATTGAAAAAACCATCGAAGTCGCACGGCCACTCGGGCTTTGTGTGCGGGTTGGTGCAGAGGAAATGTTTGGCGGCTCAGGGTCTATTCCTGCCAACATTGTGCTGGATGAATCCGGCACGCTCACTCGGCTTCACAATCGACTACTCACGACGCTCGAGGAACGGTGTGGGCTGACGCTGGATAATCCGCAGTATTTCCGCGCCGGCTACCGCCCGCATATAACTGTCACCCGGGCGGAACACGCCGAACCGGGCGCACTGATCTACCTGAATCAGCTTGCTCTCGTGGATATGCAGCCACGTGGCACTGCGGGAAATCCCACGGTTGTCTCCACGATGAACATCGACCTCACCAGCAGCTGA
- a CDS encoding class I SAM-dependent methyltransferase, with amino-acid sequence MDDEVGEAYARRAVEYTELFGSMDAVHPLDRQLVATWAGSLHGAILDAGCGPGHWTNFLTELGYSAHGMDLVPAFIERARTAYPGISFRVGNLNAIYLESRTVAGVLAWYSLIHHKPDALRVPLLELSRILSPGGELVIGFFVGHVVEKFDHGVVEAWRWPVSDLCAELVAAGFDVVETHVRTTAGKRPHGAIIARLSNRGGGTHRL; translated from the coding sequence GTGGATGATGAGGTGGGCGAGGCATACGCACGCCGGGCAGTGGAGTACACTGAACTCTTCGGGTCGATGGATGCAGTTCACCCCTTGGACCGACAGCTGGTGGCAACGTGGGCTGGCAGTTTGCACGGGGCCATACTTGACGCTGGTTGCGGTCCCGGGCACTGGACCAATTTCCTCACGGAACTCGGTTACTCGGCGCACGGGATGGACCTGGTACCCGCGTTTATCGAGCGTGCCCGCACCGCCTATCCCGGCATTTCGTTTCGGGTTGGCAACCTCAATGCCATTTACCTGGAGAGCCGGACGGTTGCAGGGGTGCTCGCGTGGTACTCACTCATCCACCATAAGCCCGACGCTCTGCGCGTTCCCTTGTTGGAATTGAGCCGCATACTCAGCCCCGGCGGAGAACTTGTAATCGGCTTTTTCGTGGGTCACGTGGTGGAGAAGTTCGATCATGGCGTTGTCGAGGCCTGGCGGTGGCCCGTGAGTGACCTGTGCGCCGAACTGGTGGCGGCCGGGTTTGATGTGGTCGAAACGCACGTGCGGACGACCGCCGGTAAGCGACCTCACGGCGCAATTATCGCTCGGCTGAGTAATAGGGGTGGCGGCACGCACCGGCTGTAG
- a CDS encoding tyrosine-protein phosphatase: protein MTVDSGFRNLNVDGLVNARDLGGLRRQNGSLTPRGVFFRAENVDWATSLGWKQMFDAGIRTVVDLRQPAERDRDTGRRPSWLETIHVDLDGLENVEFWKDYWDNGLVGTALYFLPHLTSMPERTGAALSAAVNAPRGGVLFHCMAGRDRTGMIALLLLLAVGTDPDEIVDDYLETVRLGDQRAVITKRNNEESVLEEFCQRHGTTTEGAFRSVIEALDLPATLTAANLSEHDRGALRTWRGSIASTSAR from the coding sequence ATGACAGTCGACAGTGGTTTTCGAAACCTCAACGTGGATGGCCTGGTCAACGCCCGTGATCTGGGAGGCCTTCGACGACAAAATGGCAGCCTCACGCCGCGCGGAGTCTTCTTTCGGGCCGAGAATGTTGATTGGGCGACATCTCTCGGGTGGAAGCAGATGTTTGATGCCGGCATCCGCACCGTCGTTGATCTTCGTCAACCCGCGGAACGTGACCGGGACACGGGGCGTCGACCCAGTTGGCTCGAGACGATTCACGTGGACCTGGACGGTCTTGAGAATGTCGAGTTCTGGAAGGATTATTGGGACAACGGGTTGGTTGGTACCGCCCTCTACTTCTTGCCACACCTGACGTCCATGCCGGAACGAACGGGCGCGGCACTGTCTGCAGCGGTCAACGCTCCACGTGGCGGTGTGCTCTTTCACTGCATGGCCGGGAGAGATCGCACGGGGATGATTGCTCTCCTGTTGCTCCTCGCAGTTGGCACGGACCCGGACGAGATTGTCGACGATTACTTGGAGACCGTGCGTTTAGGAGACCAGAGGGCGGTGATTACGAAGCGGAACAATGAGGAGAGCGTTTTGGAGGAGTTCTGCCAACGCCATGGCACTACGACCGAAGGTGCGTTCCGTTCGGTGATCGAAGCCTTGGATCTGCCGGCGACGCTGACCGCGGCCAACCTGAGCGAGCATGATCGAGGCGCCCTCCGCACCTGGCGGGGGAGCATTGCATCGACCTCCGCCCGTTGA
- a CDS encoding Gfo/Idh/MocA family oxidoreductase has product MSTVRVGVVGAGTIAGFHLAAYSKNPDVTIVAMCDTNTERASERAREFGATAVFSDYREMVASPDIDVVSVCTPNDTHADVAIAALEAGKSVLIEKPMTVSVAQAEAIVRAEAANPGFVQIGYVRRFSSNAVTLKTFIDAGDLGPIYYTKATFLRQAGNPGGWFSDRSIAGGGPLIDLGVHFIDMCLFLMDFPEVQSVSGYTFAGLGNRGNIRGLTRYMTADYDIAQNSVEDLAGALVRFTSGAVLLIDTSYSMHGRDTQFFEIYGEKGGATLEPALHITTELHDTIVELTPTIDSLSFDVDEGFQKEIDTFVRTAQGAGVPVAPAMHGLHMARILAAIYESATLGTEIRLEPLSSATLLN; this is encoded by the coding sequence ATGAGCACCGTGAGAGTGGGCGTGGTTGGTGCGGGAACAATCGCCGGGTTCCACTTGGCCGCCTATTCCAAGAATCCCGATGTCACCATCGTGGCTATGTGCGACACCAACACCGAACGGGCCAGCGAACGTGCCCGTGAATTCGGGGCAACGGCAGTTTTCTCGGACTATCGCGAGATGGTCGCTTCACCAGACATAGACGTAGTGAGTGTGTGCACCCCCAACGACACCCATGCGGATGTCGCGATCGCCGCGCTCGAAGCGGGCAAAAGTGTACTCATCGAAAAACCCATGACCGTGTCTGTCGCCCAAGCCGAGGCGATCGTCCGGGCGGAGGCAGCCAACCCTGGTTTCGTCCAGATCGGCTATGTGCGCCGATTTTCCTCCAACGCCGTCACCCTCAAAACGTTCATTGATGCCGGAGACCTCGGGCCGATCTACTACACCAAAGCCACTTTTCTGCGCCAGGCAGGAAACCCGGGCGGTTGGTTCTCCGATCGGTCGATCGCCGGCGGAGGACCACTCATCGACCTCGGTGTGCACTTCATCGACATGTGCCTCTTTCTCATGGACTTTCCCGAGGTGCAGTCAGTGAGCGGATACACCTTCGCCGGTCTCGGAAACCGGGGAAACATCCGCGGACTCACCCGGTATATGACCGCGGACTACGACATCGCTCAGAACTCTGTGGAGGATCTTGCCGGTGCGCTCGTGCGGTTCACCTCGGGTGCGGTGCTACTCATCGACACCTCCTACTCGATGCACGGGCGCGACACCCAGTTCTTCGAGATCTACGGGGAAAAGGGCGGGGCGACGCTAGAACCCGCGCTGCATATTACGACCGAGCTGCACGACACCATCGTGGAACTCACTCCGACCATCGACTCGCTGAGCTTCGACGTTGACGAGGGCTTTCAGAAGGAGATTGACACCTTCGTGCGCACGGCGCAGGGTGCGGGTGTACCTGTTGCACCAGCCATGCACGGACTGCACATGGCGCGAATCCTCGCGGCGATCTATGAATCTGCCACGTTAGGGACAGAGATTCGCCTCGAACCGCTCAGTTCGGCAACGCTGCTGAACTGA
- a CDS encoding helix-turn-helix domain-containing protein, which produces METMTVTPVPSARARLLASARRLFHEHGINATGIDLIVRSAGVAKASLYNNFASKEALVVAYLEDELNGWVDHARAVDDPRWSRQERIATLFEVLALSVEANTFFGCPFTNAVIELPECVAVRQMADRYRDEVRAHISVLVGEAPGSTVVSRLVLVYDGAITAAKVARDAGLVRQAGTLAQDLV; this is translated from the coding sequence ATGGAAACCATGACCGTTACTCCGGTGCCAAGCGCTCGGGCGCGCCTTCTGGCATCCGCTCGTCGACTGTTCCACGAACACGGCATCAACGCCACGGGAATCGATCTCATCGTTCGTAGTGCGGGGGTGGCCAAGGCGAGCCTGTACAACAACTTCGCCAGCAAGGAAGCGCTTGTGGTGGCGTATCTGGAGGACGAACTCAACGGATGGGTTGATCACGCCCGTGCCGTGGACGACCCCCGGTGGTCGCGGCAGGAGCGCATTGCGACACTTTTCGAGGTGCTCGCGCTCTCTGTGGAAGCGAACACGTTCTTCGGGTGCCCCTTCACGAACGCGGTGATCGAGCTACCGGAATGTGTCGCGGTGCGGCAGATGGCAGATCGCTACCGCGATGAGGTTCGAGCACACATCTCGGTGCTGGTGGGCGAGGCTCCGGGCTCGACGGTTGTGTCCCGCCTCGTCCTTGTATACGACGGTGCGATCACGGCCGCGAAGGTGGCCCGTGACGCTGGCCTGGTTCGCCAGGCTGGAACGCTCGCCCAAGATCTCGTTTAG
- a CDS encoding GNAT family N-acetyltransferase codes for MTERYFFSADVSRVDRSRVHQWLSEQSYWAQGRSREMQDAAIDASRNYGVYDSGTGEQVAYGRVVTDGITFAWFCDVFVCTEARGLGIGKMLTAGVVEDLEPLGLKRVLLSTGDAHGLYAQYGFAPLAEPSKMMARVQ; via the coding sequence ATGACAGAACGCTATTTCTTCTCCGCGGACGTGAGTAGGGTTGACCGATCTCGTGTTCACCAGTGGCTCAGCGAGCAGTCGTATTGGGCGCAGGGGCGATCGCGTGAAATGCAGGATGCAGCCATCGATGCGTCGCGAAACTATGGCGTATACGACAGCGGAACCGGCGAGCAAGTGGCCTACGGTCGTGTCGTCACCGACGGAATCACATTCGCATGGTTTTGTGACGTGTTTGTCTGCACCGAGGCACGTGGGCTGGGCATCGGCAAGATGCTGACGGCCGGCGTCGTGGAGGACCTGGAACCTCTCGGCCTGAAGAGGGTCTTGTTGTCTACCGGTGATGCGCATGGGTTGTATGCCCAATATGGCTTTGCCCCCTTGGCTGAGCCGTCCAAGATGATGGCCCGCGTTCAATAG
- a CDS encoding sugar phosphate isomerase/epimerase family protein yields the protein MRIGVSSYSFASAFHKGTMDILGAIDWVADSSASHLEISIAGLGSQLIDDPELVENIRLRAEERSVPLVNYVVAANFLDPDLTAQIDRLKAHLTVAHILGIPLFRHDVVDWDWREKDQAEFERTFEALVPVCREIANYAATLGITTSIENHGMSMNNSERVRRFVEAVGLPNFRVTLDVGNFLCVDELPQSAVPQTLPYASAVHLKDFYIRDFSPGEGWLTTVAGRSILGAIVGFGDLPMRQLIGAIKSSGFDGPISIEFEGLEDSLVGVGTGLANAQRIWEEVS from the coding sequence ATGAGAATCGGAGTCAGTTCATACAGTTTTGCCTCGGCGTTCCACAAGGGAACGATGGACATCCTGGGAGCGATCGACTGGGTCGCCGACTCTTCAGCCAGCCACCTCGAGATCTCCATCGCGGGCCTCGGAAGCCAGCTCATCGATGACCCCGAACTGGTGGAAAACATCCGTCTCAGGGCAGAAGAACGCAGCGTTCCACTCGTCAACTACGTCGTTGCCGCGAACTTTCTCGACCCTGATCTGACCGCGCAAATCGACCGGCTCAAAGCACACCTGACTGTCGCTCACATCCTGGGTATTCCTCTCTTCCGCCACGACGTCGTGGACTGGGACTGGCGGGAGAAAGATCAAGCCGAGTTCGAGCGAACCTTCGAAGCGCTCGTGCCCGTGTGCCGCGAGATCGCCAACTATGCAGCGACGCTCGGGATCACCACGAGTATCGAAAATCACGGAATGAGCATGAATAACAGTGAGCGTGTTCGGCGCTTTGTCGAGGCCGTGGGCCTGCCAAACTTTCGGGTCACGCTCGACGTTGGAAATTTTCTCTGTGTTGACGAGCTGCCTCAGTCGGCGGTGCCGCAGACACTGCCCTACGCATCTGCAGTTCACCTGAAGGATTTCTATATCCGCGACTTTTCCCCGGGCGAGGGCTGGCTCACAACTGTTGCAGGGCGCAGTATTCTCGGGGCCATCGTTGGCTTCGGTGACTTGCCCATGCGCCAGCTCATCGGGGCGATCAAGTCATCGGGCTTCGACGGACCCATTTCTATCGAGTTCGAAGGTCTCGAAGATTCCCTCGTTGGGGTCGGTACCGGTCTCGCGAACGCGCAGCGAATCTGGGAAGAGGTGTCGTGA
- a CDS encoding sulfur reduction protein DsrE — protein sequence MSDLKIAVVIYEPITSDVSRVYRGLKTALEFKQAGDDVTVVFDGSGVETLAAITDPTHKMNPLAVALKDNIRGACGFCVASHGVSDAVALGGWDLLTDYKGEASVRNLVTEGYQIINF from the coding sequence ATGTCAGACCTTAAGATCGCCGTCGTCATCTACGAGCCCATCACCTCCGACGTCTCACGCGTGTACCGCGGTCTCAAGACCGCCCTCGAATTCAAGCAGGCCGGCGATGACGTCACCGTCGTCTTCGACGGATCGGGCGTCGAAACGCTGGCTGCAATCACCGACCCCACGCACAAGATGAACCCTCTTGCCGTTGCGCTCAAGGACAACATCCGGGGCGCCTGCGGGTTCTGCGTCGCCTCGCACGGAGTCTCCGACGCTGTTGCCCTGGGCGGCTGGGACCTACTCACCGATTACAAGGGCGAGGCGAGCGTCCGAAACCTCGTGACCGAGGGCTACCAGATCATCAACTTCTAA
- a CDS encoding GNAT family N-acetyltransferase, with protein MIDLEVRLANPSELAQVALLRWESILEKDGIPTTTLPEFIESFTRWAGENGASHRCTVALRDGAVIGMAWLAIVQRVPSPRLLIRASGDLQGVYVRAENREFGVGSALISSVLELARGMNLERVTVHSSPRAIRAYVRNGFTASAELLQTDVCYPRFSN; from the coding sequence ATGATTGATTTAGAGGTGCGACTCGCTAATCCGTCTGAACTGGCTCAGGTAGCCCTCTTGCGCTGGGAGTCGATTCTCGAGAAGGACGGAATACCGACGACGACTCTCCCGGAATTTATCGAATCCTTCACGCGCTGGGCAGGTGAAAACGGTGCAAGCCACCGATGCACTGTTGCTCTGCGGGACGGCGCCGTCATCGGGATGGCATGGCTGGCAATTGTGCAACGGGTCCCGAGCCCACGATTACTGATCCGTGCATCTGGAGACCTACAGGGGGTCTATGTGCGAGCGGAAAATCGTGAGTTCGGAGTGGGGAGCGCCCTCATCTCCAGCGTTCTTGAGCTGGCGCGGGGCATGAACCTGGAGCGGGTCACGGTGCACTCAAGTCCGCGAGCGATACGCGCATACGTGCGGAACGGCTTCACAGCATCCGCTGAGCTCCTTCAAACGGATGTTTGCTACCCCCGCTTTTCAAACTAA
- a CDS encoding FAD-dependent oxidoreductase, giving the protein MRETDVWDLVVIGGGTAGLVASRTAAGFGARVVLIENNLLGGDCLWTGCVPSKSLIAAADAATTARSSARLGVTSHDVIIDFAQVMTHVQDAMLEIAPVDSAESLEADSVEVMIGRARFTGPNTVDVDGRELRFRQALIATGASPAAPEFPGIDTVDILTSETFWSLRVLPPRLVVLGGGAIGCKIAQAMARLGSAVTLVHRGPRLLPKEDDKVSAIIHAALIADGVDVRINSTVTAVTSANRLSGTFTLDDGETVPFDRVLVALGRRPNSAGLDLHRVGVRQDAHGNIVVNSLLRTSNARIWAAGDVTSLPQFTHTAGVNASVAAMNAVLGLTRRLDATAVPRVTFTHPEVGTVGLQAADAVKAGYRIVTCAHEHVDRAVTQLHTDGYTQLIVDKRGRVLGGTVVGPRAGETLGEISLAVKNRLSTTAIAGTTHAYPTYNDGLWNVAVADVRYRLGSGVARVAIQALRRVQRARHTTRW; this is encoded by the coding sequence ATGAGGGAAACAGACGTATGGGACCTGGTTGTTATCGGCGGCGGAACCGCCGGTCTCGTGGCCAGCCGCACCGCCGCCGGTTTCGGTGCTCGAGTCGTTTTGATCGAGAACAACCTGCTCGGTGGGGATTGCCTGTGGACCGGCTGCGTACCGAGCAAGTCACTCATCGCCGCAGCTGATGCCGCAACGACCGCCCGATCATCGGCGCGCCTCGGCGTGACCTCACACGATGTCATCATCGATTTCGCGCAGGTGATGACTCACGTGCAGGATGCGATGCTCGAGATCGCTCCCGTCGACTCTGCGGAGTCCTTGGAGGCGGACAGCGTTGAGGTGATGATCGGCCGGGCCCGATTTACCGGCCCGAACACAGTGGATGTCGATGGCCGGGAACTGCGCTTTCGGCAGGCCCTGATCGCAACCGGGGCATCCCCGGCTGCACCGGAGTTCCCCGGGATCGACACAGTCGATATCTTGACCAGCGAAACGTTCTGGAGCCTGCGGGTGCTTCCCCCGCGCCTCGTAGTGCTGGGAGGCGGAGCCATCGGGTGTAAAATTGCGCAGGCAATGGCGCGTCTGGGATCTGCCGTGACACTGGTGCACCGTGGGCCACGTTTGCTCCCCAAAGAAGACGACAAGGTCAGTGCCATCATCCATGCCGCGCTGATCGCTGACGGAGTCGATGTGCGCATCAATTCCACCGTCACGGCGGTCACCTCCGCCAACCGGCTGTCAGGAACGTTCACCCTCGACGACGGCGAAACCGTACCATTTGACCGGGTCCTTGTCGCTTTGGGTCGGCGCCCGAACTCTGCCGGACTCGACCTGCACCGGGTTGGGGTGCGCCAAGACGCCCACGGAAACATTGTGGTGAACTCACTCTTGCGCACCTCCAATGCGCGTATCTGGGCGGCTGGCGACGTCACCAGCCTGCCGCAGTTCACCCACACTGCGGGCGTGAACGCCAGCGTCGCGGCTATGAATGCCGTTCTCGGCCTGACGCGCCGCTTGGACGCCACCGCTGTTCCCCGGGTCACGTTCACGCACCCGGAGGTGGGGACTGTCGGCTTGCAAGCCGCGGACGCTGTCAAAGCCGGGTACCGCATTGTGACCTGTGCGCACGAACACGTGGACCGGGCCGTGACGCAATTGCACACCGATGGCTACACGCAACTGATCGTCGACAAACGCGGACGTGTTCTCGGCGGAACCGTCGTGGGTCCACGGGCCGGGGAGACCCTGGGCGAGATTTCCCTCGCGGTGAAAAACCGGCTGAGCACGACTGCCATTGCGGGCACGACGCATGCGTATCCCACCTACAACGATGGCCTCTGGAATGTGGCTGTCGCCGACGTGCGCTACCGGCTGGGATCCGGCGTCGCGCGGGTCGCGATTCAAGCCCTGCGACGTGTGCAGCGCGCACGGCACACGACACGGTGGTGA
- a CDS encoding DUF1684 domain-containing protein has translation MTQHRDTATASELIDGESAPEALVDAERSQRSRAVIAGQGNLALVNTQWITGEVEASQPIWGVPGLWSPLPLGSSGLLLSASASDGIFVDGELVDGAIVVAGMDAVSPSRIRFSETLTGTVIASEEDDYALRVWDADSEGIRDFGAIDAFPYDPAAVVEATFTPNAGTCDVSIAYLKEQGKTQEKTLPGEITFTLGGEEHRLVVYGDGPNWLLIFADATTGDTTYSVGRFLSVAPDATGSLMLDFNLAYLPPCAFSYNFNCPIPPKQNRLAIAVTAGERNVLARNDDLLH, from the coding sequence ATGACGCAGCACAGAGACACGGCAACCGCCTCCGAACTCATCGACGGTGAGTCTGCGCCCGAGGCGCTGGTTGATGCGGAGCGCAGCCAGCGCTCTCGGGCTGTTATCGCTGGCCAAGGAAACCTGGCACTCGTCAATACCCAGTGGATAACCGGGGAGGTTGAGGCGAGCCAGCCGATCTGGGGAGTTCCCGGCTTGTGGTCGCCGCTGCCGCTCGGATCGTCGGGACTGCTGCTGAGTGCGTCCGCATCGGACGGGATCTTTGTGGACGGTGAGCTCGTTGACGGCGCTATCGTCGTGGCTGGAATGGACGCTGTGTCCCCGTCCCGCATCCGGTTCAGCGAGACCCTCACGGGAACCGTCATCGCGAGCGAGGAGGATGACTATGCCCTGCGGGTGTGGGATGCCGACTCCGAGGGCATCCGGGACTTCGGCGCAATCGACGCGTTCCCCTATGACCCGGCCGCAGTCGTCGAGGCGACATTCACTCCGAATGCCGGCACGTGCGATGTCAGCATTGCCTATCTCAAGGAACAGGGTAAGACCCAAGAGAAAACCCTGCCGGGAGAAATCACCTTTACCCTCGGCGGAGAAGAGCACCGTCTGGTGGTCTACGGAGACGGTCCGAACTGGCTGCTCATTTTCGCCGACGCCACCACCGGGGACACAACCTACAGTGTTGGCCGGTTCCTGAGCGTGGCCCCCGACGCCACGGGGTCGCTGATGTTGGACTTCAACCTGGCCTATCTTCCCCCGTGTGCCTTCAGCTACAACTTCAATTGCCCCATCCCGCCGAAACAAAACCGGCTGGCCATCGCTGTCACTGCGGGGGAGCGCAACGTACTCGCGCGAAACGATGACCTGCTCCACTAA
- a CDS encoding M81 family metallopeptidase, with protein MLHRPRIISLGMSLEASVYSPAVTRIDQFERTEGESYFAYYPFFGADSPLRTRADWTALVHYRSIPGGPVPADDYRTMTETLLAAVKNSLRNEGPVDGVLYDIHGAMSVIGTDDPEGELIARIRQLVGPDALISASMDLHGNVSHQLASTVNLITCHRLAPHEDALDTVERAATNLVDRLLGPRRSDPVITAWIPVPILLPGEKTSTRVEPAKSLYALVGQVENRPGVLDAGIWTGYAWADEPRNHAVVVVTGDDREAVAESAELLASSFWRVRNDFTFVAPTGTFDDCLNAAIHSSARPFFISDSGDNPTAGGAGDVTGTLRDLLRNPEVSEASVEVVYASIPDHAAVDACIAAGVGGPVTLSVGAIVDDTVAPAAKITGTVEHIVHGDPAADTEVVVRSGGLRVILTRRRKPYHLESDFTRNGIDARTADIVVVKIGYLEPELFDMAADWLMALTPGGVDQDLSRLAHNRIIRPLVPFDEVTTIPDLSARIL; from the coding sequence GTGCTTCATCGCCCCAGGATCATCTCTCTCGGGATGTCACTTGAAGCCAGCGTGTACTCGCCTGCCGTCACTCGAATTGACCAGTTCGAGCGCACCGAGGGGGAGAGCTATTTCGCTTACTACCCGTTTTTCGGGGCCGATTCACCGCTGCGCACGCGTGCGGACTGGACGGCGCTCGTTCACTACCGTTCGATTCCGGGAGGGCCGGTTCCCGCAGACGACTATCGAACGATGACTGAGACGCTCCTCGCCGCGGTAAAGAACTCCCTCCGCAACGAGGGCCCGGTAGACGGGGTTCTCTACGATATCCACGGAGCGATGAGCGTCATCGGTACTGACGACCCCGAGGGTGAGCTGATAGCTCGGATCCGGCAGCTCGTCGGCCCCGACGCACTGATCTCGGCCAGCATGGATTTGCACGGTAATGTCTCGCATCAGCTCGCCTCGACCGTCAATCTCATTACCTGTCATCGGCTTGCACCGCATGAGGACGCACTGGATACCGTGGAGCGCGCCGCGACGAATCTCGTCGACCGGCTCCTCGGCCCACGGCGGTCAGACCCTGTGATCACGGCGTGGATCCCCGTGCCCATCCTGCTCCCCGGTGAGAAAACCAGCACGAGGGTAGAGCCGGCGAAGAGCCTCTACGCTCTCGTGGGGCAGGTAGAGAATCGTCCCGGCGTGCTGGACGCCGGCATCTGGACGGGCTACGCCTGGGCCGACGAGCCGCGCAACCATGCCGTGGTCGTGGTGACAGGAGACGACCGCGAAGCTGTGGCCGAGTCCGCGGAACTGCTCGCGAGCAGCTTCTGGCGTGTGCGGAACGACTTCACGTTCGTGGCCCCCACCGGGACGTTTGACGACTGCCTTAATGCCGCCATCCACAGCTCGGCCAGACCATTCTTCATCAGCGATTCTGGAGACAACCCAACGGCTGGCGGAGCAGGCGACGTGACCGGCACCCTGCGCGATTTGCTTCGGAATCCCGAGGTCAGTGAGGCATCCGTCGAGGTGGTTTACGCCTCGATCCCCGACCATGCCGCCGTTGACGCCTGCATTGCGGCTGGAGTTGGCGGGCCGGTGACGCTCTCGGTGGGCGCGATCGTGGATGACACCGTTGCGCCCGCCGCCAAAATCACCGGCACCGTCGAGCACATCGTGCACGGGGACCCGGCAGCCGACACCGAGGTGGTCGTGCGGTCTGGCGGGCTCAGGGTCATCCTGACCCGGAGGCGCAAGCCCTATCATCTCGAATCGGACTTTACCCGGAACGGGATTGATGCACGGACGGCCGATATTGTGGTGGTGAAGATCGGCTACCTCGAGCCGGAACTGTTCGACATGGCCGCAGACTGGCTGATGGCGCTCACGCCGGGCGGCGTGGACCAGGATCTGTCGCGTCTGGCGCACAACCGGATCATCCGGCCCCTGGTCCCGTTCGACGAGGTGACGACGATACCCGATCTGTCCGCACGTATTCTCTGA
- a CDS encoding thioredoxin family protein, translating to MHIEILHINECPNWVEAGTRVEAALAEVGHGDDAVTYRLLTTSSEAADVLFAGSPTILLDGVDAVPTDGRTSDLACRIYRTTEGFAGVPTVAELVEAMQRHI from the coding sequence ATGCACATAGAAATCCTTCATATTAATGAGTGCCCGAATTGGGTTGAAGCCGGGACGCGAGTCGAAGCTGCCTTGGCCGAGGTGGGGCACGGTGACGACGCTGTGACGTATCGTCTCTTGACGACGAGCTCCGAAGCTGCCGACGTTCTTTTCGCCGGCTCGCCAACCATTCTTCTGGACGGCGTTGACGCGGTGCCCACCGACGGACGGACATCAGACCTTGCGTGCCGTATTTACCGCACGACTGAAGGCTTTGCTGGTGTTCCGACCGTGGCTGAGCTGGTCGAGGCGATGCAGCGACACATCTGA